Sequence from the Rhodococcus jostii RHA1 genome:
CCTGCTCGAGGACACCCACCCAGCACCCGACACCCCCGACGACGCACTTCGACACAGCCACAACCAGGACAGTGCCCGAGTCCGCTGGTCCACGCCCAACGGGGACCACACCGCCGTGGTACCCACCGATGCGCACGCGACGGCGGGTCAGACCACCACCATCAGCGTCGGCGCCGACGGCAACCTCACCGGCCCCATCCGAAGTAACCGGGAAGACACGGTGGTGGCCGTGACCGCCGCATGCGGGGTATGGGCGCTCGGATCCGGCAGCATCGCCCTCGTCCCGGCACTCGTACACGCAGTGTCGGCCCGGACCCGGATGCGGCAGTGGGCATCGGAGTGGACTCGGTTCGACGCACCACCGCGATGACCACCAAGACCCTCTACCCAGCGGCAGCCGGCCTCGAGAACAGCTCGCGGTGTGCGGCGACGTACTGCTCGACCGACTGCGCGGGCTGCCCGGTGACGTCCTCGACGTCGGTGGTCAGCCGATTGTAGCGATCGTCGCGGTGCAGTGTGGCGACCGTGAGAAGGTGTTGCACGGTGTGCGACGAGATACCGGGCACCGCGCCCATCAGCTCCACGAAGCTGCCGTAGGGCAGATCGGATCCCGTTACCGGCCGACCCAAGCCACGGGTGTACTGCTCGGCGAGGCCATCGATGTCCAGGACGGCGGGGCCGGTCAGCTCGAAGACCTGCCCGATACGTCCTGCCGGATCCTGAAGAATGGCGGCGATGACGCGGGCGACGTCGGTGGCGGCAACGGGCGAGGTCCTGCCGGTACCGAACGGCAAGGCCAAGACGCCGCGTTCGGCTACCGAACGGCTCGCCACGACGGTGAACAGCGGATTGTCCAGGAAAACCGTGGGTCTGACATGGACGACGGGCAGACCGGACCAGTTCATGATGCGCTCGGCGAGCCAGTGCAGCCGTTGGTGCCGAGACTCGTCGGTGCTGGTCGACGTCATCTGCGACACCGTCATCTGCGACATGTTCACCAACGCCTCGAGATCGCCCCGCTCGTCGGCGATCGCGCAGACGACAGCGGCGGCCTCCAGATAGTCCGCGGAGACACTCATGTTGAAGAACATCCGCCTCACGCCCGCCAACGCTGCAGCGACGTCGCCAGGGCGGGTCAGATCGCCCACGACGATGTCCGCTCCCAGCTCCCGTAGGGCATCGGCGCGGCCGTCGTCGCGATGAACCATCGCCCGCACGGGCTCGCCACTGCGGAGCAGCAGCTCGGCGACCAACCGGCTGATACTGCTGTAACCACCGCCGACACCGGTCATCAGGAACGGCGCGCGGTCACTCATGACCGAATCTCACTGTCCGCGTCAGCCGTGAGCCACGACTGCCCTGCTGATACGAAAATGCGCGCGATAGCCATCGTGAACCTCCTGGTTCTACCGGCCGGCGCAAACAAACAGACGGATGTGCGCCTGCGCAGGCACACCGGAGCCGACCTGCACTTCTACGACGGTACGACAAGCCAACGCACGTCAGCCACCCAACGAGTAAGACACGGATTCGTCGGACGGCACAAGTGCTAGCGGCCGTCTCGGATGAGCGGGCTGACAATCGCGCCTTCCTCTGGGCTACCCGAGCCGACGTCGCGAGGGCCCGTGCCGTGGAGGCGATCGCGGAAACGTCCGAGAGCTGCCCGCCGACCGCGCCCAGATCTCGTCTGGCTCAACCTGGACCGCACGACCGTGATGCGGCAGGTCACCACCCGCACCATTCGGCGGCATCTGCGCCGTAAAGTGCTGTGCTACAGCACCATCGAGACGCCCTTACACCGCCTCTTCCTCCTCCGCGACTACATCGTGCGGTGGGTCCTGTCGTTCGAGCGCGCCGGCGACATGCTCCGGAGCACTGATACCGGAGGCGGGCACGGGCGCAAGATAGTTCGTCAACTCGGCCGTCACCGCAGGCGATGTCGTGATGTTTGGCGCAAACGCGG
This genomic interval carries:
- a CDS encoding Rv1733c family protein, yielding MRREESAPVPTPIRLWRLGPWSRNRLMRRGDRYEAVLVLLAAMLILLLVPCAAAFGTATHTRLEQQTQTLRSGVHQVPAVLLEDTHPAPDTPDDALRHSHNQDSARVRWSTPNGDHTAVVPTDAHATAGQTTTISVGADGNLTGPIRSNREDTVVAVTAACGVWALGSGSIALVPALVHAVSARTRMRQWASEWTRFDAPPR
- a CDS encoding NAD(P)H-binding protein, translated to MSDRAPFLMTGVGGGYSSISRLVAELLLRSGEPVRAMVHRDDGRADALRELGADIVVGDLTRPGDVAAALAGVRRMFFNMSVSADYLEAAAVVCAIADERGDLEALVNMSQMTVSQMTSTSTDESRHQRLHWLAERIMNWSGLPVVHVRPTVFLDNPLFTVVASRSVAERGVLALPFGTGRTSPVAATDVARVIAAILQDPAGRIGQVFELTGPAVLDIDGLAEQYTRGLGRPVTGSDLPYGSFVELMGAVPGISSHTVQHLLTVATLHRDDRYNRLTTDVEDVTGQPAQSVEQYVAAHRELFSRPAAAG